A genome region from Fervidobacterium changbaicum includes the following:
- a CDS encoding LCP family protein translates to MGSFLKTLLAILLTISITGFILWIYFETKISHITFTAEFKPEEVNAHTEGQTEKSTSSKFAIALFGLDARQEGERARSDTIMILLIDHAKKKIKLASIMRDLYVYVPTYGKRKINSAYELGGPKLALSTLNRTFKLSLTKYATVDFRGFEKIIDAVGGVDIDVKYYELEHININMREVKNLIGGDVPEVKRPGLQRLNGRQALGYVRIRYVGNGDYERVQRQQRVLEQVFEKLKNASISTKLRIIDMVLPYIETNLTRSEIISLATKNYSKYTLERIRIPINGSFREGYTVIDGVKQWIFDTDIEKNIQALHEFFETGLPSNP, encoded by the coding sequence TTGGGCTCGTTTTTAAAAACTCTCTTGGCGATTCTACTCACAATATCAATCACCGGATTCATCCTGTGGATATATTTCGAGACAAAAATCTCGCATATTACTTTCACGGCAGAATTCAAACCTGAAGAGGTTAATGCTCATACTGAGGGCCAAACTGAAAAGTCAACATCATCGAAATTCGCAATCGCACTCTTCGGATTAGATGCAAGACAAGAAGGAGAACGTGCCCGCAGTGATACGATCATGATACTACTAATTGACCACGCAAAGAAGAAAATCAAACTTGCTTCGATAATGCGTGACCTTTATGTATATGTTCCAACCTACGGCAAGCGGAAAATCAACAGTGCGTACGAACTTGGAGGACCTAAATTGGCACTTTCAACACTAAACCGAACCTTCAAGCTCTCGCTAACAAAGTATGCTACCGTCGATTTCCGTGGATTTGAAAAGATAATCGATGCGGTTGGTGGGGTTGATATAGACGTTAAGTACTATGAACTGGAGCATATAAACATAAACATGCGAGAAGTTAAAAACCTCATAGGCGGTGATGTACCTGAAGTAAAACGCCCCGGGTTACAACGACTTAATGGTAGACAAGCTCTCGGTTATGTAAGAATAAGGTACGTAGGCAATGGAGACTATGAAAGAGTCCAACGACAACAGCGGGTTCTCGAACAAGTATTCGAAAAGCTAAAGAACGCTTCCATTTCCACAAAGCTGCGTATAATTGACATGGTGTTGCCGTATATCGAAACAAACTTAACACGAAGCGAAATAATTTCACTTGCAACAAAAAATTACTCAAAATATACACTTGAACGCATCAGAATACCAATCAACGGTTCTTTCCGAGAAGGATACACTGTTATCGATGGTGTGAAGCAATGGATATTTGACACTGATATTGAAAAGAACATCCAGGCCTTACATGAGTTCTTTGAGACTGGTCTGCCTTCAAACCCCTGA
- a CDS encoding HAD family hydrolase — protein MQGSAQREIDTVVFDLGRVLIHWDPYGYMVEKFGEDVAKRLMERVFNVPEWNLMDKGEISEAQLWRIMEERYPEDAQYIRHMKNAVLSLLKPIEENVSLLPSLKVHGYRLCVLSNFSYKSFEYVYNTFEFFKYFDCMVISSHVKKIKPNEDIFYELMERCGVKPSTSLFIDDRADNIETAIRLGFNVIHLTEYGKLKEKLEEVLKMELY, from the coding sequence ATGCAAGGAAGTGCTCAAAGAGAAATAGACACCGTGGTCTTCGATTTGGGGAGAGTGCTCATACACTGGGACCCATATGGGTATATGGTTGAGAAGTTTGGCGAGGATGTAGCAAAACGGTTGATGGAAAGGGTTTTCAATGTCCCGGAATGGAATTTGATGGATAAGGGTGAGATTTCTGAAGCACAGCTTTGGAGGATCATGGAGGAAAGGTATCCTGAAGATGCTCAGTACATCAGGCACATGAAAAATGCAGTGTTGAGCTTGCTAAAACCGATTGAAGAGAATGTGAGCCTGTTGCCTTCTTTGAAAGTGCACGGATACAGGTTGTGCGTGCTTTCGAATTTCAGTTATAAATCTTTTGAATACGTGTATAACACGTTTGAGTTTTTCAAATACTTCGACTGCATGGTGATTTCAAGCCATGTGAAGAAGATTAAGCCAAACGAGGACATCTTCTACGAGCTGATGGAACGATGCGGTGTGAAACCCTCGACTTCATTGTTCATCGATGATAGGGCGGATAACATTGAAACAGCCATCAGGCTCGGGTTCAATGTGATTCATTTGACGGAATATGGTAAGCTCAAGGAAAAACTGGAAGAGGTTTTGAAGATGGAACTTTACTGA
- a CDS encoding glycosyltransferase family 2 protein, giving the protein MSQNEPLVSVVLPVRNEEKTVSKTIESLLENEYENIEIIVVDGMSTDKTRQIVERYIEKHPGKIKLLENPKRHTPAGLNIGIQNASGEYIMIASGHATYSSNYISTCVNVLEQNMCDVAGGLMETLPRSNTPKAIAIAEVLKHPFGVGGAKYRTGAQKNEYVDTVAYGIYKKEIFEKVGLFDERLTRNQDIEFNIRLKDAGYRIMLVPQAKVYYFARDTFKGLWQNNFSNGFWVTHSRKHVKKAYKLRHLIPLFFVIYLLILAVTLSILVIPTFFKLLGLVPLSLYLAMVTIFSASVSTKHNDNSIFFYTLTSFLILHISYGTGSLVGLVKKAE; this is encoded by the coding sequence ATGAGCCAAAATGAACCACTCGTTTCAGTAGTTCTCCCCGTTCGAAACGAAGAAAAGACCGTTTCTAAAACCATCGAAAGCCTTCTTGAAAACGAATACGAAAATATCGAAATAATTGTCGTTGATGGAATGAGCACAGACAAAACAAGGCAGATAGTTGAACGATACATCGAAAAACATCCAGGAAAAATAAAACTCCTTGAAAACCCTAAACGCCACACACCAGCTGGGCTAAACATCGGTATTCAGAACGCATCTGGTGAATACATCATGATAGCAAGCGGACATGCCACGTACTCAAGTAATTACATATCTACTTGCGTGAATGTGCTTGAGCAGAACATGTGCGATGTAGCTGGCGGACTTATGGAGACACTTCCAAGAAGCAACACTCCAAAAGCTATTGCAATAGCTGAGGTATTGAAACATCCATTCGGAGTTGGTGGGGCAAAGTACAGAACAGGCGCTCAGAAGAATGAATACGTCGACACGGTAGCTTATGGAATTTACAAAAAAGAAATCTTTGAAAAGGTCGGACTGTTCGATGAAAGATTGACAAGAAATCAGGATATAGAATTCAACATAAGGCTCAAAGATGCGGGATATAGAATCATGCTCGTTCCACAAGCAAAAGTGTACTACTTTGCCAGAGATACATTCAAAGGACTTTGGCAAAACAACTTTTCAAACGGATTTTGGGTTACCCACAGCCGAAAGCACGTGAAAAAAGCATACAAGCTAAGGCACTTAATTCCTTTGTTTTTTGTCATTTATCTACTCATTTTGGCTGTAACCCTCTCAATTCTGGTCATCCCAACTTTCTTTAAACTACTTGGCTTGGTTCCTCTTTCACTTTACTTAGCAATGGTTACCATATTCTCGGCATCTGTAAGCACCAAACACAACGACAATAGCATATTTTTCTATACGTTAACTTCATTCTTGATTTTGCACATATCGTACGGAACAGGTTCACTTGTTGGACTTGTCAAAAAGGCAGAATAG
- a CDS encoding ABC transporter permease, whose product MNYSKGELKSYLLKLLKEPALLTTIFVVFALLVIFIIFPLYKIFQISLTDSNGNFTLEVYKNALQNNYFRRGFVNSLLVAFLTALLGTAVGYLFAYTINRTDIPFKSFFRTIAIMPVIFPPFVGALSLIMLFGANGLITSKLLGFSNIYIYGLPGLMLAQVLCFFPVAFITLDGVLSTISPTLEDAAFNLGASRWQVFYKVVLPLSVPGIASTMLVLFIESLADFGNPLILAGSKFPILSVQAYLQITGMYDLRSGATLSVWLLIPSLLAFIIQKYFLEKKKYYTVTGKPTISVLKSVSEPVKWILFSICLFIVLFILLVYGIIFWGAFTKAWGANNQFTLDNFKYIFDVGRSAIRGTLTIASISTPISAVFGMVIAFLVVRKIFPGKRVMEFISLLSFAVPGTVIGIGYILAFNKPPLLLTGTLTILVLNFVFRYMPVGIQSGIALLNQVDPSIEEAAFTLRANNRQVFAKITLPLITPAFFSALVFAFVRAMTAISAAIFLVSSRWNLITVQILSQTESGRLSEACAFSTLLTLIIMVFIGVLKIFLKNKVSISNYTSVRG is encoded by the coding sequence ATGAACTACTCTAAGGGTGAATTAAAATCGTACCTGCTTAAACTTTTGAAAGAACCTGCATTGCTTACAACAATATTTGTCGTTTTTGCACTTTTGGTAATTTTCATAATATTCCCACTGTATAAAATCTTCCAGATAAGCCTGACCGATAGCAATGGTAACTTCACGTTGGAAGTCTACAAAAACGCTTTACAAAACAACTACTTCAGACGCGGTTTTGTAAATAGTCTCTTAGTAGCGTTTCTCACTGCTTTACTCGGCACAGCTGTTGGTTATTTGTTTGCATACACGATTAACAGAACAGACATTCCGTTCAAATCATTCTTTAGAACAATTGCCATAATGCCAGTCATTTTTCCTCCATTTGTGGGTGCACTCTCACTCATTATGCTCTTTGGTGCAAATGGCCTCATAACATCAAAATTGCTTGGATTCTCAAACATCTACATTTATGGCCTACCCGGTCTGATGTTAGCGCAAGTACTTTGTTTTTTCCCTGTTGCTTTTATAACCCTTGATGGTGTACTTTCAACAATAAGCCCGACTTTAGAAGATGCAGCTTTCAACCTAGGAGCTAGCCGATGGCAAGTTTTCTACAAAGTCGTTTTGCCTCTATCTGTTCCTGGTATCGCAAGCACTATGCTTGTGCTCTTCATTGAGTCTCTTGCGGATTTTGGTAATCCGTTGATACTTGCAGGAAGCAAGTTCCCAATACTTTCTGTCCAGGCCTATCTTCAAATAACAGGGATGTACGACCTAAGAAGTGGTGCAACATTATCCGTTTGGTTATTAATTCCATCGCTGCTGGCTTTTATAATTCAAAAGTACTTTCTTGAGAAGAAAAAGTACTACACAGTAACTGGAAAGCCGACTATCTCTGTACTCAAGAGTGTGAGCGAACCTGTAAAATGGATACTTTTCAGCATATGTTTGTTTATCGTACTGTTTATACTTTTGGTTTACGGAATCATATTTTGGGGGGCGTTTACAAAAGCCTGGGGTGCAAACAATCAATTCACACTTGACAATTTCAAATACATCTTCGATGTCGGGCGAAGTGCGATTAGGGGAACTCTTACCATTGCATCGATTTCGACACCCATTTCAGCTGTTTTTGGTATGGTAATAGCATTCTTAGTTGTCCGAAAAATCTTTCCAGGCAAGAGAGTTATGGAGTTCATATCACTTCTTAGTTTTGCAGTACCGGGTACAGTCATTGGAATTGGGTACATTTTGGCTTTCAATAAGCCACCTTTACTTCTAACAGGCACGTTGACTATCTTGGTTCTGAATTTCGTATTTCGTTATATGCCTGTTGGAATTCAATCAGGTATCGCCTTGCTCAACCAAGTTGATCCTTCAATTGAGGAAGCAGCATTTACATTGCGGGCAAACAACAGGCAAGTATTTGCGAAGATTACCTTGCCATTGATAACCCCTGCTTTCTTCTCAGCTCTTGTCTTTGCATTTGTGAGAGCAATGACTGCGATAAGTGCTGCAATATTTTTGGTTTCGAGTCGGTGGAATCTTATCACCGTCCAAATTCTAAGTCAAACCGAATCGGGCAGACTTTCAGAGGCTTGTGCCTTCTCCACCTTGCTTACCTTAATTATAATGGTTTTTATCGGCGTTTTGAAAATATTCTTGAAGAATAAAGTTAGCATAAGTAACTATACTTCGGTAAGGGGTTGA
- a CDS encoding radical SAM protein, protein MTASYISAFKNGILESRAKELMSHLEECDLCPHMCKVNRFEGKLGFCRASADVEIASFGPHFGEESVLVGRNGSGTIFFTHCNMRCVFCQNYHISQLGEGRRVSVEELAEIMLTLQKMGCHNINLVTPTHYIPQIVSALVIAAENGLNIPLVYNCGGYERREIIALLDGIVDIYMPDFKYGDNERAKCYSMVVNYAKHAKESLIEMQRQVGDLVVDERGIAMRGLIIRHLVMPNNVAESKKVLEFVAKEVSPKAYLNIMAQYYPTFKAHIYPEIARRITYKEYEEVLEIAKSISSEFRFAD, encoded by the coding sequence TTGACAGCTTCGTATATCTCGGCTTTCAAGAATGGTATACTTGAGAGTAGGGCAAAAGAACTCATGAGCCATCTTGAAGAGTGTGATTTGTGTCCTCATATGTGCAAGGTGAATAGATTTGAGGGCAAACTGGGGTTTTGCAGAGCGAGTGCGGATGTTGAAATTGCAAGTTTTGGTCCTCACTTTGGGGAAGAGTCCGTGCTCGTTGGTAGGAACGGTTCTGGGACCATCTTCTTCACGCACTGCAATATGCGGTGTGTGTTTTGCCAAAACTACCACATAAGCCAGCTTGGAGAGGGAAGAAGGGTTAGCGTTGAAGAACTTGCAGAAATTATGTTAACACTTCAAAAAATGGGTTGCCACAACATCAACCTCGTCACTCCTACGCATTACATCCCGCAGATTGTGTCTGCTTTGGTGATTGCTGCTGAGAATGGATTGAATATCCCTTTGGTCTACAACTGCGGTGGGTATGAAAGGAGAGAGATTATAGCCCTGCTTGATGGTATAGTGGATATATACATGCCCGATTTTAAGTACGGTGATAATGAGAGAGCAAAGTGCTATTCTATGGTTGTAAATTACGCAAAACATGCCAAAGAATCGCTTATCGAAATGCAAAGGCAGGTTGGAGATTTGGTTGTCGATGAGCGTGGGATAGCCATGAGAGGTTTGATAATCAGGCATTTGGTGATGCCCAACAACGTCGCAGAAAGCAAAAAGGTGCTGGAGTTCGTAGCAAAGGAAGTATCACCAAAAGCGTATTTGAATATCATGGCTCAGTATTATCCAACGTTCAAAGCACACATATATCCAGAAATCGCAAGGAGAATAACTTACAAAGAATACGAAGAAGTCCTTGAGATTGCCAAGTCGATAAGTTCTGAGTTTAGGTTCGCTGATTAG
- a CDS encoding ABC transporter substrate-binding protein: protein MLKKLLFVLLVLSLLVTNVAFSKKLIVYSSVDEANARKILSAFTKDTGIDVDFVFLSSGPALARIEAEKQNPQADVWFGAPMENHIIAKERGLTQPFKITVPKEISTRFYDKEGYYYPIYMNPLGIGVNMTMLEKLKLPLPQSWNDLLKSVYKKTIQYPNPQSSGTGYTFVTGLIKILGEDAAMKFLKLMAPNVQTYTQSGTAPSKAVAIGEAVFGIQFTPAFFQFMDQGYNVKIVFPKEGVPYEVACMSIIKGAKNIEEAQKLVEWVISKKGQQEIINQKTYFYPIRTDVDFGNLPSLSSIKLIHVDPKWAADNKTRIVNRWINEVLPY from the coding sequence ATGTTGAAAAAGTTACTGTTTGTATTACTTGTATTGTCTCTCCTTGTTACCAACGTGGCATTTTCGAAGAAGTTAATTGTCTATTCAAGTGTTGATGAAGCAAACGCACGAAAAATACTTAGTGCATTTACCAAAGACACTGGAATAGATGTTGATTTTGTCTTCCTTTCTTCAGGTCCTGCTTTAGCTCGAATCGAGGCAGAGAAGCAAAATCCGCAAGCAGATGTCTGGTTTGGTGCTCCAATGGAAAACCACATTATTGCCAAAGAAAGAGGATTAACACAACCATTCAAGATAACAGTTCCCAAAGAGATATCGACAAGATTTTACGACAAGGAAGGATACTACTATCCGATATACATGAACCCGCTCGGTATAGGTGTAAATATGACAATGCTGGAGAAGCTCAAGCTCCCACTACCTCAGAGCTGGAACGACCTGCTGAAGAGTGTGTATAAAAAAACAATACAGTATCCTAACCCACAGTCTTCCGGTACCGGGTATACTTTCGTAACTGGCCTAATAAAAATCTTGGGTGAGGATGCTGCTATGAAATTTCTGAAATTAATGGCTCCAAACGTCCAAACGTATACACAGAGCGGTACAGCTCCTTCCAAGGCAGTAGCAATTGGCGAAGCAGTCTTTGGAATCCAGTTCACACCTGCGTTCTTCCAATTCATGGATCAAGGTTACAATGTGAAGATTGTTTTCCCGAAAGAAGGAGTACCGTACGAAGTTGCGTGTATGTCGATTATAAAGGGTGCGAAAAATATTGAAGAAGCTCAAAAACTTGTTGAGTGGGTCATTTCAAAAAAGGGACAGCAGGAAATTATCAACCAAAAAACATACTTCTATCCGATTCGAACAGATGTTGATTTTGGAAATCTCCCTTCACTCTCATCGATAAAACTCATTCACGTAGATCCGAAGTGGGCTGCCGACAATAAAACAAGAATTGTGAACAGGTGGATAAACGAGGTTTTACCCTATTAA
- a CDS encoding ATPase, translating to MSSETSLVYGIIELGELGNGFSKNWGEIVRENVSVLIPLLVDRPLDETGSIWLVNREREIGYLSNVALHFPFGVFGVAGETGIGKTTVLNFVKPKGVYAEMVNISLRDTMESILYDLLYSLASKLENDDDVSDVARECKEWITKEVSTLKGFSLAITLLGTAEAKFEKAKAPRFNFFGARERLGMLLEKTIKAKGKFLLIIDELDKERKEDVLKVIDALKNQMLLDNLVVIFSLPFAIYREYLTDRMRWNEAGNLENVFKDIVFLEPLKALDIKEMVAKRLKEHLDLLEPEVLDVVADFTDGNPRDGLWILSKSIYDNIGESKLKKEHVVRTINRFVKEYVSIAGLTENQRRAISLLKDYFGPRDGILEILQKSGFKRTTAYSVLDQLIEKRFLIIREGNYRISGKFKFVDF from the coding sequence GTGTCGAGCGAAACAAGTTTAGTGTATGGTATAATTGAGCTGGGAGAACTTGGAAATGGATTTTCTAAGAATTGGGGTGAAATAGTGCGAGAGAACGTTTCTGTTCTTATTCCACTTTTGGTTGATAGACCTTTGGATGAGACAGGCTCCATTTGGTTGGTGAACAGGGAAAGGGAGATCGGGTACCTCAGCAACGTTGCATTGCACTTTCCTTTTGGTGTGTTCGGGGTAGCTGGCGAGACTGGTATTGGGAAGACAACAGTGCTCAACTTTGTGAAACCGAAAGGTGTCTACGCTGAGATGGTCAACATTTCGCTCAGGGATACGATGGAAAGTATACTGTACGATTTGCTCTATTCGTTGGCTTCGAAGTTGGAGAATGACGACGACGTCAGCGATGTTGCAAGGGAGTGCAAAGAATGGATTACAAAAGAAGTATCCACATTGAAGGGATTTTCACTCGCAATTACGTTGCTTGGAACTGCTGAAGCAAAGTTCGAAAAAGCGAAAGCCCCACGCTTTAATTTTTTCGGTGCACGTGAACGGCTCGGGATGCTTCTGGAGAAAACTATCAAAGCGAAAGGTAAGTTCTTGCTGATAATCGATGAATTGGACAAGGAAAGAAAGGAAGACGTACTGAAGGTCATTGATGCCCTGAAAAATCAGATGCTTCTTGATAACTTGGTGGTCATATTCTCTTTGCCGTTTGCTATATACAGAGAGTACCTAACCGATAGGATGCGTTGGAACGAAGCGGGCAATTTGGAGAATGTTTTTAAAGATATTGTCTTCTTGGAGCCCCTAAAGGCTTTGGATATCAAAGAAATGGTCGCTAAGAGGTTGAAAGAGCATTTGGACCTTCTTGAACCAGAGGTGTTAGATGTCGTTGCCGACTTTACGGATGGAAATCCAAGGGACGGGTTGTGGATATTGTCCAAAAGTATCTACGATAACATTGGCGAATCTAAACTTAAGAAAGAGCACGTGGTGAGAACGATAAATAGGTTCGTTAAAGAATATGTTTCAATTGCAGGCTTAACGGAGAACCAGAGGAGAGCAATTAGTTTATTGAAAGATTATTTCGGCCCCAGAGATGGAATACTGGAAATACTCCAAAAGAGCGGTTTTAAACGAACAACCGCATATTCTGTTCTTGATCAGCTGATTGAGAAGAGATTTTTAATAATCCGCGAAGGTAATTACAGGATCTCTGGAAAATTCAAGTTCGTTGACTTCTGA
- a CDS encoding acetamidase/formamidase family protein, which produces MGNARHRISAEHRIYAFCSDVKPALFVESGDEVEFETLDCFSNQIRSCEDKLENLNWSEVNPATGPVFVNGSMPGDVLEIEIIDIEVAERGVMVTGKGLGPLGERFEEYFTKIVEIKDGKAIFNGLKLPIEPMIGVIGVAPKEGCVNCGTPGYHGGNLDTKYIKKGAKVLLPVSVEGALLALGDLHALMGDGEICGTGIEVPGKVVAKVRVRKGLKLKNPMVICEEGVFALASAQSLDEAVKCAVENMAEVITSYSEIPLEELVMLMSIVGDTQISQIVDPLVTARFRMPVNVLRQLGIDVF; this is translated from the coding sequence ATGGGGAATGCGAGACATCGTATATCGGCTGAACACAGGATTTATGCGTTTTGCTCAGATGTTAAGCCTGCTTTGTTTGTAGAGAGCGGTGATGAGGTAGAGTTCGAAACACTGGATTGTTTTTCCAACCAGATTAGAAGCTGCGAAGATAAGCTGGAAAATTTGAATTGGTCTGAAGTTAATCCGGCAACGGGACCTGTTTTTGTCAATGGCTCAATGCCTGGGGATGTCTTGGAAATTGAAATAATCGACATTGAAGTGGCTGAAAGAGGGGTAATGGTCACTGGCAAGGGCTTGGGCCCACTAGGAGAGAGGTTTGAAGAGTATTTCACTAAGATTGTGGAAATAAAAGATGGAAAGGCGATTTTTAACGGATTAAAGTTACCCATAGAACCTATGATCGGCGTCATTGGTGTTGCACCAAAAGAGGGCTGTGTCAACTGCGGAACGCCGGGATACCACGGTGGTAACCTCGACACAAAGTACATTAAGAAAGGTGCGAAAGTGCTGTTGCCTGTTTCTGTCGAAGGTGCGCTGCTTGCACTTGGAGATTTGCACGCACTGATGGGTGATGGGGAAATCTGCGGGACTGGCATTGAAGTGCCCGGAAAGGTAGTTGCTAAGGTGAGAGTGAGAAAGGGTTTAAAGTTGAAAAATCCAATGGTGATTTGTGAAGAAGGTGTGTTTGCACTCGCATCAGCTCAGAGTTTGGACGAGGCGGTCAAGTGTGCAGTGGAAAATATGGCGGAGGTTATAACAAGCTATTCTGAGATCCCGCTAGAAGAACTCGTGATGCTGATGAGCATCGTTGGAGATACTCAAATTTCACAAATCGTTGATCCACTTGTGACAGCAAGGTTCAGAATGCCAGTGAATGTGCTTAGACAGTTGGGGATTGATGTTTTTTAG
- a CDS encoding ABC transporter ATP-binding protein, whose amino-acid sequence MSLELKGLTKVFRNYGTETVAVEAFDLRVEKGQFVTLLGPSGCGKTTTLRMIAGFEIPTSGKIILDGADVTNEPPNKRNISMVFQSYALFPHMTVEENIAFGLRIKKLPNFEVKQKVKWIMEIVGLIGLEKRRPEQLSGGQQQRVALARSLVVEPSVLLLDEPLSNLDAKLREQMRIEIKRIQKELDITTVYVTHDQIEAMSMSDLVVVMNGGRIMQIGNPFEIYSKPKNEFVADFIGKVNLFDGSVDNANNEIADIFCSVFENKRISVPNIFSLTPGQKVKIVLRPEAFKLVPFQDEERINLIRGKIISSIFVGAAVECEMVASDGTVFKTTISNPVESGIPQPGSELKLYFSNKSLWVIPEAN is encoded by the coding sequence ATGAGTCTTGAATTAAAAGGATTAACAAAGGTATTCAGAAATTATGGAACTGAAACTGTAGCGGTTGAAGCGTTTGATTTAAGAGTTGAAAAGGGACAATTTGTTACTCTGCTGGGTCCATCAGGCTGTGGTAAAACTACAACTTTGAGGATGATTGCGGGTTTCGAGATACCCACTTCTGGAAAAATCATACTCGACGGTGCTGACGTCACAAATGAACCACCTAATAAGCGAAATATCTCCATGGTGTTTCAAAGTTACGCCCTTTTTCCTCATATGACGGTCGAAGAGAATATAGCCTTTGGACTCAGGATAAAAAAATTGCCAAACTTTGAAGTAAAGCAGAAAGTCAAATGGATAATGGAAATAGTAGGATTAATTGGTCTTGAAAAGCGGAGGCCTGAACAACTCTCAGGTGGACAGCAGCAGCGGGTTGCATTGGCAAGAAGCCTAGTTGTAGAACCGAGCGTATTACTTTTGGACGAACCTCTTTCAAATCTTGATGCTAAGCTCAGAGAACAGATGAGAATCGAGATAAAGAGAATCCAGAAAGAGCTTGATATAACCACTGTGTATGTTACACATGATCAAATCGAAGCAATGAGCATGTCAGACCTAGTTGTAGTCATGAATGGCGGAAGAATAATGCAAATCGGCAATCCGTTTGAGATATACTCAAAACCAAAAAATGAGTTCGTTGCAGACTTTATCGGTAAGGTAAATTTGTTTGACGGTTCTGTCGATAACGCAAACAATGAAATTGCCGATATTTTCTGCAGTGTATTTGAAAATAAGCGTATCTCGGTACCGAACATTTTTTCACTCACTCCGGGGCAAAAAGTTAAAATTGTCCTGAGACCTGAAGCTTTCAAACTCGTACCTTTCCAAGATGAAGAGAGGATAAATCTCATACGAGGGAAAATTATTTCTTCAATCTTTGTTGGAGCTGCTGTTGAATGCGAGATGGTAGCATCGGATGGAACAGTTTTTAAGACGACAATTTCTAACCCAGTTGAGAGTGGTATACCGCAACCAGGTTCTGAACTAAAGTTATATTTCTCCAACAAGAGTCTTTGGGTCATTCCTGAAGCTAATTAA
- a CDS encoding acyltransferase, with amino-acid sequence MISPSAKIGKNVMFGENVVIEGNVVIGDNVVIGHNVVIRKDTVIGEGSVIGDNTVLGKKPFKASASATTDEKELEPLVIGKYVTIGAGCVVYRGAVLHDFVFVGDLASIREDVEIGEYTIIGRGVAVENKTKIGKYVKIETNAYITAISTIEDYCFVAPNVTFTNDNFLGRTEERKKYFKGPTLKKGARIGANSTILPGVVIAEDTLVAAGSVVTKDTMPRKIYLGVPAKEFKDVPSEQLLENQVYYKG; translated from the coding sequence ATGATTTCACCAAGCGCTAAGATTGGTAAAAACGTAATGTTCGGTGAGAATGTTGTGATTGAGGGGAACGTTGTGATAGGTGATAATGTTGTTATCGGGCACAACGTAGTGATACGAAAAGATACTGTAATCGGTGAAGGGAGCGTTATTGGGGATAATACCGTTCTGGGGAAAAAACCGTTCAAGGCATCGGCATCGGCAACCACCGATGAGAAAGAACTTGAGCCTCTTGTAATTGGTAAATACGTTACCATCGGTGCTGGGTGTGTGGTGTACAGAGGAGCTGTGTTGCACGATTTCGTATTCGTCGGGGATTTGGCGAGCATTAGGGAAGATGTAGAGATTGGGGAGTATACGATAATCGGTAGAGGGGTGGCTGTTGAGAATAAGACGAAGATAGGCAAGTATGTGAAGATAGAGACGAATGCGTACATAACTGCGATTTCGACGATAGAAGATTACTGTTTCGTCGCACCGAACGTGACTTTCACAAATGATAACTTCTTGGGAAGAACGGAAGAAAGAAAGAAGTACTTCAAAGGACCTACACTGAAGAAAGGTGCAAGGATTGGTGCGAATTCGACAATACTGCCGGGTGTAGTCATAGCTGAAGATACTCTGGTTGCCGCTGGTTCTGTTGTGACTAAAGACACGATGCCAAGGAAAATATACCTCGGCGTGCCAGCAAAGGAATTCAAAGATGTCCCATCTGAGCAATTGTTGGAGAATCAGGTGTATTACAAAGGGTGA